The genomic segment TCCACGCCATGAGACTGAGGATGCCCAGCACCATGCCTGCCACCGCCTTGCCGTTGCTTTCCGGCAGTATGGGCTGCTGCCAGGGATTGTACATGCCCGGGGGAGGTGCCTGCTGCATGGGTGGAATCTGACCCATGGGCGGCGGCAGAGGGGGTTGCCGGAGTGGAGCTTGTTCATTTACGTTGGGCATTCTCTGCCCTTGAGGCATTCCGCAGTTGGGGCAAAAGGCCAGCCCGGAAGGGATCTCCTGTCCGCAGCCGGGACAGTGCTGCATGGGAGGCATTTGCTGCATGGGCGCACCGCAGCCGTGGCAAAAGGCTGCACCGGGTTCATTGTCTGTGCCGCAGTTTCTACAAAGCATATAAAATCCTTTCCCGGCAGTGCAGAAGCGTGCCGCTGTGGTGTTATGATTATAAGTCTACTCCAGAAACGGCAAATTGTCAAGCCAACGGGATTTGACTTTTTTCCGAAAAAGTGATACAATAAAAGCAATCATTCTGACGAAAGGTGTAGGATGCTATGAATGCAACGGCGATCATCGGCATTGTGATCCTGGTGCTGTTTGTGGGCAGCTTTATCGCTTACGGCGTGGTGCTGTACCTGGGCAGGGAGCACAAGCAGACAGTGCTGGTCAAATCCAAGTATACCACAAAGAACCGCCGCCAGAAGCATGGCGGCACTGTGGTACACTACACGGTAGTCTGCAAATGCGGCGCTTTCAACCGCAAGTTTTCCTGCAGTCACCGGGTGTACGAGCACATGCGGGAGGGTCAGAGCTATCTTGCCAAGACCAAGATGGGCGAGATCCTTTCTCTGCACAACCAGTAAAAGATCCGGCACGGGAGAGATCCTGTGCCGGATTCTTTGCATACACAGAAAAACGCCGCCGATATCGCTGTACCGGCGGCGTATATTTCATGGGCGCTTATTCAGCCTTGCTGGAGTCAGCAGAAGTATCTGCCTTGCTTGCATCCTCCGCCTTGCTGGAATCGTCAGCTGTGCCGGCATCCTCCTTGGTCTTGCCGGTGCCGCTTACGGTGAAGTTGACCTCAACTGTGGTCCAGGACTTGAAGTCCTTGGTATCGATGATGACCGGAGCATAGTCCTTGTTGTCAGCAGCGATGACGCCGTCCGCATTGTGTGCATCCTCCGGCAGGCTGTTTACAAAGGTGTTGCAGATGTTTGCACGCATTTCCTTGCCATCGTCAGAGGAGGTATAGTTCTTTGCGGTCATCGTGATTTCCTTGCCGTCAACCTTGATGGAGGTGATGTCGATGGACATATCCGGGAACAGGGTGGTGCCGTCAAATACCTTTACAGCGGCAAAGGAAATGCCGGCAGGGGTGTATTCGCCGTTTGCGTCGCCGGTAATGTCGTACAGACAGCCCTTGGTGCCTGCGTTGACGCTGACGGTGTAATCTCCGTCACCGGTAATCTTCTCAACCCCTGCGTCATAGGTCAGCAGATCGGTATCCTTGCCCCAGTACTGTACATACCACTGCTCATCCACCATTGCCAGGATCGCATCGCCGGATTCCGCAACAACTGCCTTTTCAAACTCTACGGGAGCGGCAGCGGTTGCAGCCGGAGTAGCAGCCTGATCGGCAGCGACTGTAGTTGCGGGAGCCTGTGTGGTGGCTGCTTCTGTGGTGGCAGGCGCTTCGCTGCTGTCAGAACCGCAGCCTACGAATGCTGCGCCAACAAAGGTGCATGCCAGAAGGGCAGCGGCAAATTTTGTAAATTTCATAACATCCTCTTTTCTCCGCCGTAACGATTCTCCTGCCGCACATACGGCGGTACGGACAGCGTACAGGAGCGCTGTTCTTCCGTGGGACGCATCGTGAAAGCTATCAAAGGCGCTTTGCATGATGCTGTCCGGCTTGAGAGGGGAAGAAACAGCTTTCATCAGTCTCCATGAAGCATGCGCTGTGGCTCCATGGGCTTTTTACTTGCTTTTTTATCATACACAATTTTTCGGGTTCCTGCAATCGGCATTCTGCACAAATTTCAACGGTATATTCAGGCAGTATGCCATGTATGGTGCTGCCTGGAACAAAAAACAGTTTGCAGAATCAGCTGTGATTCTGCTTTGCGACCAGGCTTGCGCCGCCGTACATTTCCCGCAGCCGGGGTTTTTCGATCTTGCCGGTGGGATTCCGGGGCACCTGTGCAAAGATGATCTTGTGGGGACGCTTGTACCGGGGCAGCTGATTGCAGAATTCCATGATCTCCGCCTCCGTGCAGGGGTGATCCGGCTTCAGTTCCACAATGGCTGCTGCGATTTCCCCCAGCCGCTGATCCGGCAGGCCGATGACTGCCACGTCCTTGATGTTGTCGTTGCTGCGCAGGAAATCCTCGATCTGTACCGGGTACAGATTCTCGCCGCCGCTGATGATCACGTCCTTTTTCCGATCCACCAGGAAGATAAAGCCGTCTGCATCCTCCTGCGCCATGTCTCCGGTGTAGAGCCAGCCGTCCCGGAGTACCTCGTCCGTTGCCTTGGGATCGTTGTAGTAGCAGGTCATGACGCCGGGACCCTTGACCGCAAGCTCACCCACAGTGCCCTGGGGTACCGTGTTGCCCTTGTCGTCCACGATCTTGACCTCCCAGCCGAAGCCCGCCTTGCCGATGGCGCCTACCTTGTCGATGTTACCCACGCCCAGGTGTACGCAGCCGGGGCCGATGGACTCGCTCAGCCCATAATTGGTGTCGTACTGGTGGTTGGGAAAGTATTTCTTCCACCGGGCGATCAGGCTGGGGGGAACGGGCTGTGCGCCGATGTGCATCAGCCGCCACTGATCCAGCTTGTAATCCTCCAGCTTCAGCTCGCCCCGATCCAGGGCGTCCAGAATATCCTGTGCCCAGGGCACCAGCAGCCATACGATGGTACATTGTTCCTGGGAAATGGCTTCCAGAATGCATTTCGGCTTTACACCCTTCAGCAGGACTGCCTTGCCGCCTACCAGAAAGCTGCCGAACCAGTGCATCTTCGCACCGGTGTGGTACAGGGGCGGGATGCACAGGAACACATCGTCCCGGGTCTGCCCGTGATGCTCCCGCTCTACCTTGCAGGCGTGCAGCAGGCTTTCGTGGTTGTGCAGGATGGCTTTCGGGAAGCCGGTGGTACCGGAGGAGAAGTAAATCGCCGCATCATCCGTCAGATCCAGGGGCAGATCCGGGGAAGCACTGGAGCAGTTGGCAACCAGCCGGTCATAGTGCTCCGCAAAGGAGGGACAGTTTTCCCCCACGTAGAACAGCAGGCGCTTTTTGCTGATTTCCGGGGCAATTTCCTCCACTCTGCCGATGAATTCCGGGCCGAACACCAGAATATCCACCTCCGCAAGATCCACACAGTACTTGATCTCGTCAGAAGCATAGCGGAAGTTCAGGGGTACCGCCAGGGCACCGGTCTTGAGAATGCCGAAATAAATGGGCAGCCACTCCAGGCAGTTCATCAGCAGGATCGCCACTTTGTCGCCCTTCTTGACGCCCCGGGACAGCAAGAGATTGGCAAACCGATTTGCCTTTTCGTTGAACACGCTCCAGGTGATCTCCCGCCGGTAGTAGGACACCGGTGCCGGCTCGATCAGTTCGTACTCCTTCCAGGTTACCCGGTGGACTTCCTGGATATCCGGGTTGATCTCCACCAGGGCTGTGTCCTTGCCGTACAGAATGGCATTGCGTTCCAATATATCTGTAATGGTCATAATGATCCGTCCTTTCTGGTCGCTTCATAAGTTACCTTTCATTTTATCACATGAAAGCGCAAAAGTAAATAGGAAATACAGAAAAAATATATGTTTTTCAATTTTCCTTGTATCCTGAATGCAGGGAATAATGAAAAGATGATTTATTTGTTATATTTATTCACCCAACGTACATGTTTAATTTACACTCTGGCAAGATACAGTTTTCTCTGGATGTGATATAATATAAATAGGTATCAAATACACGTCGTTTCGGGACGGCGGACAGGAGGAAGTGCCATGAAGTACGGCGTGAAAATGTCGGATATTGCTAAGGAGTTCTCGGTCAGCGTAGTCACAGTTTCCAATGCACTGGGGGATCGGGGCGGTGTCAGTCCGGAGCTTTGTGCAGCCATCAAAGCCAAGGCAGTGGAACTGGGCTACCGTCCCTCCGTGGCACGGCGACCCCGGCAAAAGCAGGAAACCGGGGACAAGCCTGCCCGCCGGTTCCTTACGGTGGGGATCCTGACTGCGGAGCGCTTCTGCGGCGATAAGGGAACCTTCTACTGGGAACTGACCCAGCGGGTGACCCGGCTGCTCAAGCGCAGCACCAATGTGCTGTGCGAAAGCGTCTCCATGCGGCAGGAGAAAAACTGCCTGCCGCCGGAGCTGGTTACCAGTCATAAGGTCAATGCCCTCATCATGCTGGGGCAGATCGGTCACGACTATCTGGATATGATCCTCCAGGTGGGTCTGCCGGTGGTGTTCCTGGATT from the Ruminococcus champanellensis 18P13 = JCM 17042 genome contains:
- a CDS encoding zinc-ribbon domain-containing protein; this encodes MLCRNCGTDNEPGAAFCHGCGAPMQQMPPMQHCPGCGQEIPSGLAFCPNCGMPQGQRMPNVNEQAPLRQPPLPPPMGQIPPMQQAPPPGMYNPWQQPILPESNGKAVAGMVLGILSLMAWILPLVGYPISITGLVLSIKGKQETRGGIAKAGFVMSIIGLSLTACSSLLGILLR
- a CDS encoding class I adenylate-forming enzyme family protein, with translation MTITDILERNAILYGKDTALVEINPDIQEVHRVTWKEYELIEPAPVSYYRREITWSVFNEKANRFANLLLSRGVKKGDKVAILLMNCLEWLPIYFGILKTGALAVPLNFRYASDEIKYCVDLAEVDILVFGPEFIGRVEEIAPEISKKRLLFYVGENCPSFAEHYDRLVANCSSASPDLPLDLTDDAAIYFSSGTTGFPKAILHNHESLLHACKVEREHHGQTRDDVFLCIPPLYHTGAKMHWFGSFLVGGKAVLLKGVKPKCILEAISQEQCTIVWLLVPWAQDILDALDRGELKLEDYKLDQWRLMHIGAQPVPPSLIARWKKYFPNHQYDTNYGLSESIGPGCVHLGVGNIDKVGAIGKAGFGWEVKIVDDKGNTVPQGTVGELAVKGPGVMTCYYNDPKATDEVLRDGWLYTGDMAQEDADGFIFLVDRKKDVIISGGENLYPVQIEDFLRSNDNIKDVAVIGLPDQRLGEIAAAIVELKPDHPCTEAEIMEFCNQLPRYKRPHKIIFAQVPRNPTGKIEKPRLREMYGGASLVAKQNHS